A window of Gemmatimonadaceae bacterium contains these coding sequences:
- the pstC gene encoding phosphate ABC transporter permease subunit PstC, which produces MSRAAPHMAGAVVGDRIYRWLTTLAALMVPALLLFIGIEVFIAGWPAFRLAGFSFFTTSRWDPVHSVFGAAPAIFGTLVSSAIALLIATPLAVGAAVFLAELAPRWLRQPMSFLVDLLAAIPSVVYGLWGIFVLAPMMRQHIAPFIKETLHLGNLPIFSGPVYGPGMLTAGIILAIMVLPYISAVTREVLMAVPRSQREAALALGATKWEMIRDAVIPGARSGIVGGIVLGLGRALGETMAVTMVIGNTPKISASVFATGYTMASIIANEFNEAVSNEHASALMAVGASLMVITLVVNIIARWLVARVGARAA; this is translated from the coding sequence ATGTCTCGGGCCGCGCCGCACATGGCCGGGGCCGTCGTGGGCGACCGGATCTACCGGTGGCTGACGACGCTCGCCGCCCTCATGGTCCCGGCCCTTCTGCTGTTCATCGGGATCGAGGTATTCATCGCCGGATGGCCGGCGTTCCGCCTCGCTGGATTCTCGTTCTTCACGACGAGCCGCTGGGACCCCGTCCACAGCGTGTTCGGCGCGGCGCCGGCGATCTTCGGCACGCTCGTCTCGTCTGCCATCGCGCTGCTGATCGCCACCCCCCTCGCGGTCGGGGCCGCGGTCTTCCTGGCCGAACTCGCGCCGCGGTGGCTGCGCCAGCCGATGTCGTTCCTCGTCGACCTGCTCGCCGCGATCCCGAGCGTGGTGTACGGGCTGTGGGGGATCTTCGTGCTCGCGCCGATGATGCGGCAACACATCGCGCCGTTCATCAAAGAGACCCTTCATCTGGGGAACCTCCCGATCTTCAGCGGACCGGTATACGGGCCCGGCATGCTGACGGCGGGCATCATTCTCGCCATCATGGTCCTGCCGTACATCTCCGCGGTCACGCGGGAGGTCCTGATGGCCGTGCCGCGCTCGCAGCGCGAGGCGGCGCTGGCCCTCGGCGCCACGAAATGGGAGATGATCCGCGATGCGGTGATTCCGGGCGCGCGCTCCGGGATCGTGGGCGGGATCGTCCTCGGGCTGGGGCGCGCGCTGGGCGAGACGATGGCGGTCACGATGGTAATCGGGAATACTCCGAAGATCTCGGCGTCGGTGTTCGCCACCGGCTACACCATGGCATCCATCATCGCCAATGAATTCAACGAGGCCGTGAGCAATGAGCACGCCTCGGCCCTGATGGCCGTGGGCGCGTCGCTGATGGTCATCACCTTGGTGGTCAACATCATCGCCCGGTGGCTGGTGGCCCGCGTGGGGGCGCGCGCCGCATGA
- the pstA gene encoding phosphate ABC transporter permease PstA, with translation MIRRKIANVVMLALMWLAAALVLLPLVLILGRLIVQGASSLNGDFFTKMPLPPGSTGGGMANSIAGTLVLLLIASVAGLPVGVGAGIYLAEHRSAKTASVVRFLADVLNGVPSIVVGIFAWEILVKPLHHFSALSGGIALGAMMIPLTARTTEEMIRTVPNSLREAALALGYTNWRTSLSIVTRTALPGIVTGALVALARVAGETAPLLFTALGNNFWSLRLSQPIDALPLRLFLYATSPYDDWNRQAWAGALVLIALVLIIGIAARYAARPRFGKAVD, from the coding sequence ATGATTCGCCGAAAGATCGCCAACGTGGTGATGCTCGCGCTGATGTGGCTGGCAGCGGCGCTGGTGCTGCTGCCCCTGGTGCTGATCCTCGGACGCCTCATCGTCCAGGGCGCATCTTCCCTCAACGGCGACTTCTTCACCAAGATGCCCCTCCCACCGGGGAGCACCGGCGGCGGAATGGCGAATAGCATCGCCGGCACGCTGGTGCTCCTGCTCATCGCGTCCGTCGCCGGCCTGCCCGTGGGAGTCGGCGCCGGGATCTATCTCGCCGAGCACCGCTCGGCCAAGACCGCCAGCGTCGTGCGGTTTCTGGCCGACGTGCTGAATGGCGTGCCGTCGATCGTGGTGGGCATCTTCGCGTGGGAGATTCTCGTCAAGCCGCTGCACCACTTCTCCGCGCTGTCCGGCGGGATCGCGCTCGGAGCGATGATGATCCCGCTCACGGCGCGGACCACGGAGGAGATGATCCGCACGGTCCCGAATTCGCTGCGCGAGGCGGCGCTCGCGCTCGGCTACACGAATTGGCGGACCTCGCTGTCCATCGTCACGCGGACCGCGCTGCCCGGCATCGTCACCGGCGCTCTCGTTGCGTTGGCGCGCGTAGCCGGTGAGACGGCCCCGCTCCTGTTCACCGCGCTCGGAAATAATTTCTGGTCGCTCCGCTTGTCGCAGCCGATCGACGCGCTGCCCCTGCGGCTGTTCCTCTACGCCACCAGCCCGTACGACGACTGGAACCGCCAGGCATGGGCCGGCGCTCTGGTGCTGATCGCGCTCGTACTCATCATCGGCATCGCGGCGCGCTACGCGGCGCGTCCGAGATTCGGAAAGGCGGTGGACTAG
- the pstB gene encoding phosphate ABC transporter ATP-binding protein PstB, producing the protein MPLPAPSQLPTSRPIATTVRAPQPMEEPGKVLLDISGLNAYFGALHAVRNVTLGFREREVTAIIGPSGCGKSTLLRCLNRMHETVPLARVTGRIEFHGQDLYAPEVNPIEVRRHIGMVFQRPTPFPTLSIRDNVSAGLRTVSRGRRPPKAEVERIVEQALRAAALWDEVKDRLDTSAVGISGGQQQRLCIARALATSPSVLLLDEPTASLDPLSTQKIEELVYALRTKVTVIIVTHNMQQAARVSDRTAFMLDGELVEVAPTDKLFTTPSDPRTEAYVTGRFG; encoded by the coding sequence ATGCCTCTTCCGGCACCCTCCCAGTTGCCCACGTCGCGGCCGATCGCCACGACGGTGCGCGCTCCGCAGCCGATGGAGGAGCCGGGCAAGGTCCTGCTCGACATTTCGGGGCTGAATGCCTACTTCGGGGCGCTGCATGCCGTGCGCAACGTGACGCTCGGGTTCCGGGAGCGCGAAGTCACGGCGATCATCGGCCCGTCGGGGTGCGGCAAGTCCACCTTGCTGCGTTGCCTGAATCGGATGCACGAGACGGTACCTCTTGCGCGGGTCACCGGCCGCATCGAATTCCACGGCCAGGACCTGTACGCCCCCGAAGTGAATCCGATCGAGGTGCGGCGCCACATCGGCATGGTGTTCCAGCGCCCCACCCCGTTCCCCACGCTCAGCATCCGCGACAACGTATCGGCCGGACTGCGCACGGTGAGCCGCGGCCGGCGGCCGCCCAAGGCGGAAGTCGAACGTATCGTGGAGCAGGCCCTGCGCGCCGCCGCCCTGTGGGACGAGGTGAAGGACCGGCTCGACACGAGCGCCGTGGGCATTTCCGGCGGACAACAACAGCGGCTGTGCATCGCCCGCGCCCTGGCCACATCGCCATCGGTGCTCCTCCTCGACGAGCCCACCGCCTCGCTCGACCCTCTCAGCACGCAGAAGATCGAGGAACTGGTATACGCCCTCCGCACGAAGGTCACCGTCATCATCGTGACCCACAACATGCAGCAGGCGGCCCGGGTGTCCGACCGTACGGCGTTCATGCTCGACGGCGAACTGGTGGAAGTGGCGCCCACGGACAAGCTGTTCACGACGCCCTCCGATCCGCGCACGGAAGCCTACGTCACCGGACGGTTCGGATGA
- the pstB gene encoding phosphate ABC transporter ATP-binding protein PstB translates to MTGEIQAEQFSFWYGETQALKNVTISVPAGQITALIGPSGCGKSTFLRSINRLQEIIPGTRHEGELRLDGTEIHSPGVDVVALRRRVGMVFQRWNPFPRTIYGNVAYGPRINGARDTSKLDEIVETSLRRAALWDEVKDRLRQSALGLSGGQQQRLCIARALANQPEVLLLDEPASALDPLSTQKIEELLFELRGSLTVVIVTHNLQQAARASDHTAFFFLGELIEVAPTQTIFTAPSDERTEAYITGRFG, encoded by the coding sequence ATGACCGGAGAGATCCAGGCCGAGCAGTTCTCCTTCTGGTACGGGGAGACGCAGGCACTCAAGAATGTCACGATCAGCGTGCCGGCGGGACAGATCACGGCACTCATCGGGCCGTCGGGGTGCGGCAAGTCGACGTTTCTGCGCTCGATCAACCGGCTGCAGGAAATCATCCCGGGTACGCGACACGAAGGCGAGCTCCGCCTGGACGGGACCGAGATTCACTCCCCCGGGGTGGACGTCGTCGCGCTGCGCCGGCGGGTGGGCATGGTGTTCCAGCGGTGGAACCCGTTTCCCCGAACGATCTACGGGAACGTGGCCTACGGCCCGCGCATCAACGGCGCCCGCGATACGTCCAAGCTCGACGAGATCGTTGAGACGTCGCTCCGCCGAGCCGCGCTCTGGGACGAGGTCAAGGACCGGCTGCGCCAGAGCGCCCTCGGGCTTTCCGGTGGCCAGCAGCAGCGGCTGTGCATCGCCCGCGCCCTGGCCAACCAGCCGGAGGTCCTGCTGCTCGACGAGCCGGCCAGCGCGCTCGATCCCCTCTCGACGCAGAAGATCGAAGAACTGTTGTTCGAACTGCGGGGATCGTTGACCGTCGTCATCGTCACGCATAATCTGCAACAGGCAGCACGCGCTTCGGACCACACGGCCTTTTTCTTTCTCGGCGAGCTGATCGAGGTCGCGCCGACGCAAACCATTTTCACGGCGCCTTCGGACGAACGGACCGAAGCATACATCACGGGGAGGTTCGGATGA
- the phoU gene encoding phosphate signaling complex protein PhoU, which produces MSPADASGTYRHFHEQLAELTQRLLDMSDRATSLIDLAVDGLLSRDPSAAEAVLAGDRELDAMELEIEDRAVGLLALQQPMARDLRFLVSAIKVSSDLERVGDHAVNIAQSTLRLAAMRTRITPDPEIADMARRARRMLGDALTAFVRADGALGRAVCQADDAVDSLHDSMFRILLTHMMADPHTINASLELLLVSRNLERVADLATNIGEDAVFLAEGKQIKHHAERRTDGGWGPPAERKANAPGPAAAPPDQSDSGATPDSTGN; this is translated from the coding sequence ATGAGCCCAGCCGACGCATCCGGCACGTATCGCCACTTTCACGAACAGCTCGCCGAACTCACCCAGCGGTTGCTCGACATGTCCGACCGCGCCACGTCGCTCATCGACCTCGCGGTGGACGGCCTGCTCTCGCGGGACCCGAGCGCCGCCGAAGCGGTGCTGGCTGGAGACCGTGAATTGGACGCGATGGAACTCGAGATCGAGGATCGCGCCGTAGGGCTGCTCGCCCTGCAGCAGCCGATGGCCCGCGACCTGCGGTTCCTCGTGAGCGCGATCAAGGTCTCGAGCGACCTCGAGCGGGTGGGCGACCACGCCGTGAACATCGCCCAGAGCACGCTCCGGCTGGCCGCGATGCGCACGCGCATCACGCCGGACCCCGAGATCGCCGACATGGCGCGCCGGGCTCGCCGCATGCTCGGCGACGCGCTCACCGCCTTCGTGCGTGCCGACGGCGCGCTGGGCCGCGCGGTCTGCCAGGCCGACGACGCCGTGGACTCGCTCCACGACTCGATGTTCCGCATCCTGCTCACGCACATGATGGCCGATCCGCACACCATCAACGCGTCACTCGAGTTGCTGCTCGTGAGCCGCAACCTGGAGCGCGTGGCCGACCTGGCCACCAACATCGGCGAGGACGCCGTGTTCCTGGCCGAGGGCAAGCAGATCAAGCACCACGCGGAGAGGCGGACGGACGGAGGCTGGGGTCCGCCCGCGGAACGCAAGGCGAATGCGCCGGGGCCCGCAGCCGCGCCCCCCGACCAGTCAGACTCG